A genomic stretch from Gorilla gorilla gorilla isolate KB3781 chromosome 20, NHGRI_mGorGor1-v2.1_pri, whole genome shotgun sequence includes:
- the UQCRFS1 gene encoding cytochrome b-c1 complex subunit Rieske, mitochondrial has protein sequence MLSVAARSGPFAPVLSATSRGVAGALRPLVQATVPATPEQPVLDLKRPFLSRESLSGQAVRRPLVASVGLNVPASVCYSHTDIKVPDFSEYRRLEVLDSTKSSRESSEARKGFSYLVTGVTTVGVAYAAKNAVTQFVSSMSASADVLALAKIEIKLSDIPEGKNMAFKWRGKPLFVRHRTQKEIEQEAAVELSQLRDPQHDLDRVKKPEWVILIGVCTHLGCVPIANAGDFGGYYCPCHGSHYDASGRIRLGPAPLNLEVPTYEFTSDDMVIVG, from the exons ATGTTGTCGGTCGCAGCCCGCTCGGGCCCGTTCGCGCCCGTCCTGTCGGCCACGTCCCGCGGGGTGGCGGGCGCGCTGCGGCCCTTGGTGCAGGCCACGGTGCCCGCCACCCCGGAGCAGCCTGTGTTGGACCTGAAGCGGCCCTTCCTCAGCCGGGAGTCGCTGAGCGGCCAGGCCGTGCGCCGGCCTTTGGTCGCCTCCGTGGGCCTCAATG TCCCTGCTTCTGTTTGTTATTCCCACACAGACATCAAGGTGCCTGACTTCTCTGAATACCGCCGCCTTGAAGTTTTAGATAGTACGAAGTCTTCAAGAGAAAGCAGCGAGGCTAGGAAAGGTTTCTCCTATTTGGTAACTGGAGTAACTACTGTGGGTGTCGCATATGCTGCCAAGAATGCCGTCACCCAGTTCGTTTCCAGCATGAGTGCTTCTGCTGATGTGTTGGCCCTGGCGAAAATCGAAATCAAGTTATCCGATATTCCAGAAGGCAAGAACATGGCTTTCAAATGGAGAGGCAAACCCCTGTTTGTGCGTCATAGAACCCAGAAGGAAATTGAGCAGGAAGCTGCAGTTGAATTATCACAGTTGAGGGACCCACAGCATGATCTAGATCGAGTAAAGAAACCTGAATGGGTTATCCTGATAGGTGTTTGCACTCATCTTGGCTGTGTACCCATTGCAAATGCAGGAGATTTTGGTGGTTATTACTGCCCTTGCCATGGGTCACACTATGATGCATCTGGCAGGATCAGATTGGGTCCTGCTCCTCTCAACCTTGAAGTCCCCACGTATGAGTTCACCAGTGACGATATGGTGATTGTTGGTTAA